A region from the Nostoc sp. HK-01 genome encodes:
- a CDS encoding putative transposase IS605 family protein, whose product MFTDSLLVMIVTYCRLRYNDSMKYTYQYKAIPTTDQKLELNHWLRICQYWYNRQLGDRFDWWEMNRSRVDACPLVTVLPQLRDKPNYYSQKKYLPDLKKEPVTVEWSGEVLDLSRVPANTLQEVCKRVDKAFERFIAGDSNGNRSGKPRFKSHSRYRSLVIEGAGLELHSCSIAGKYLYVKVPKIGLIKIRSHRHLPDGAILKQLQFVKKNDGWFVNLRLEDPTIPTITPDSILPTWDNSLGVDAVLHEDDYLATSEGVKLPSLKVLRKNQRRLTRISQKKNARKRGSKARRKLAKREGRQHQKIARCRKDFQYKTAYELVRTGKKVFFHEDLNLKGLTKRNAPKKDETGAFIPNGQSAKSGLNLSWADAAFGQFFQILGHIAAKAGAYAMAKNPAYTSQLLSYRDEVIFTDCSIRGYWDNEQKLWVDRDINAAINLKRVGLDVFPTIKRRKGSMVFVDSITDDTSKEVLRIFRNA is encoded by the coding sequence ATGTTCACAGATTCTTTGCTGGTCATGATTGTAACGTATTGCAGATTGCGATACAATGATAGTATGAAATACACCTACCAGTACAAAGCAATTCCAACCACTGACCAGAAGCTAGAGTTAAATCATTGGCTGCGGATTTGCCAATATTGGTACAACCGTCAATTAGGAGATAGGTTTGATTGGTGGGAGATGAATCGCTCAAGAGTTGATGCTTGCCCGTTGGTAACAGTATTACCTCAACTGCGAGACAAGCCGAACTATTACAGCCAGAAGAAGTATCTACCAGACCTCAAGAAAGAGCCTGTAACTGTCGAATGGTCAGGCGAGGTGTTAGACTTATCACGGGTTCCTGCGAACACGCTGCAAGAAGTTTGTAAGCGAGTAGACAAAGCTTTTGAGCGATTCATCGCAGGTGACAGTAACGGCAACAGAAGCGGTAAACCTCGCTTTAAGTCGCACTCACGCTATCGTTCACTCGTAATTGAAGGAGCTGGACTGGAATTACATTCCTGCTCGATTGCTGGCAAATATTTGTATGTCAAAGTGCCGAAAATTGGGCTGATTAAGATTCGCTCACATCGTCATTTGCCTGATGGCGCAATTCTCAAACAGCTTCAATTTGTCAAGAAAAATGATGGATGGTTCGTTAACCTGCGATTAGAAGATCCAACTATTCCAACGATAACACCCGATTCGATTCTGCCGACCTGGGATAATTCGCTAGGGGTGGATGCAGTACTTCATGAAGATGATTACCTTGCAACCTCTGAAGGTGTAAAACTTCCATCCCTCAAGGTGTTGCGAAAAAACCAGCGCAGACTGACTCGGATTTCACAGAAAAAGAATGCTCGTAAGCGCGGATCTAAGGCACGTCGTAAATTAGCAAAACGAGAAGGAAGACAGCATCAAAAGATTGCGAGATGTCGTAAGGATTTCCAATACAAAACCGCTTACGAATTGGTGAGAACGGGTAAAAAAGTTTTCTTCCATGAAGACCTTAATCTTAAAGGTCTGACAAAACGTAATGCACCCAAAAAAGACGAGACAGGTGCTTTCATTCCGAATGGTCAATCTGCCAAGTCTGGACTCAATTTGAGTTGGGCAGATGCCGCATTCGGTCAATTCTTCCAAATCCTGGGACACATAGCTGCAAAAGCTGGGGCTTATGCGATGGCGAAGAATCCTGCTTACACGTCTCAACTGCTTTCGTATCGGGATGAAGTGATTTTCACCGATTGCTCTATTCGCGGGTATTGGGACAATGAACAAAAGCTCTGGGTTGATAGAGATATTAATGCCGCTATTAATCTCAAGAGAGTGGGGCTGGACGTGTTCCCCACTATAAAACGCCGTAAAGGTAGCATGGTATTTGTTGACTCAATTACTGATGATACCTCCAAGGAAGTTCTACGCATTTTTCGGAATGCCTGA
- a CDS encoding inorganic pyrophosphatase translates to MDLSRIPAQPKPGILNVLIEIPGGSKNKYEYDKELEAFALDRVLYSSVRYPYDYGFVPNTLADDGDPLDGMVIIDEPTFPGCIIAARPIGMLEMIDGGDRDEKILCVPDKDPRYTHVKSLNDVAPHRLDEIAEFFRSYKNLEKKVTEILGWQDVGTVAALVEQCIKAAK, encoded by the coding sequence GTGGACTTATCCCGTATTCCTGCTCAACCAAAACCGGGTATTCTCAATGTTCTGATTGAAATCCCAGGCGGGAGCAAGAATAAATACGAGTATGACAAAGAACTGGAAGCTTTTGCCCTAGACCGAGTGCTTTATTCTTCGGTAAGATACCCCTACGATTACGGCTTTGTGCCGAATACTTTGGCTGATGATGGCGACCCGCTGGATGGGATGGTGATTATCGATGAGCCAACTTTCCCTGGTTGTATTATTGCTGCGCGACCAATAGGTATGCTGGAGATGATTGATGGTGGCGATCGCGATGAAAAAATTCTTTGTGTACCAGACAAAGACCCACGCTATACCCACGTCAAATCTCTCAATGACGTAGCGCCACACCGCTTAGATGAAATTGCTGAATTTTTCCGCAGTTATAAAAATCTGGAAAAGAAAGTAACAGAAATTCTTGGTTGGCAAGATGTTGGTACAGTTGCAGCCTTAGTTGAGCAGTGCATCAAAGCTGCTAAATAA
- a CDS encoding transferase hexapeptide repeat containing protein has protein sequence MRLDNYTLGTYTPGAPLWKQVLWYFLGSGLVQNRWLTASGLKVWLLRCFGAQIGENVRIKPGVRVKFPWRLVVGDHVWIGEDAWIDNLATVTIESHVCISQGVYLCTGNHDWSHPDFKLITAPIHIQEGSWIAAKSVIGPGVTVGKGAVLSLGGVTGRSLEAMTIYAGNPAQPIKERKI, from the coding sequence ATGCGGTTAGATAATTACACTCTTGGTACTTATACTCCTGGCGCACCTTTATGGAAACAAGTGTTGTGGTATTTCTTGGGTTCTGGGTTAGTGCAGAATCGGTGGTTGACTGCTTCAGGGTTAAAAGTTTGGTTACTTCGCTGTTTTGGAGCGCAGATTGGTGAGAATGTGCGGATTAAACCAGGTGTGCGGGTGAAGTTTCCCTGGCGATTAGTTGTCGGTGATCATGTGTGGATTGGGGAAGATGCTTGGATTGATAATCTAGCAACTGTAACGATTGAAAGTCATGTGTGTATATCTCAAGGCGTGTATCTCTGCACAGGCAACCATGACTGGAGTCATCCTGATTTTAAATTAATTACTGCGCCAATTCACATTCAAGAAGGTAGCTGGATTGCTGCTAAGTCGGTAATTGGCCCTGGAGTAACTGTTGGGAAGGGTGCGGTATTGAGTTTGGGTGGAGTTACAGGACGTTCTTTAGAAGCGATGACAATTTATGCCGGGAATCCGGCCCAACCTATTAAGGAGCGTAAGATTTAA
- a CDS encoding transposase IS200-family protein, with translation MWCVSTTQAFLFPGKLSVSRSLYILAIYTEMEILSSSHAKHCLGYHIIFCPQYHHQILEGAVEVELKRIIGETCKTYGWILHALEIMPDYVHVFVQADHTTAPIEIAKTMKSISAVHIFNTFKEFKKRRFWGSGMWSNSTFYSSVGGVSEEAVKQYIETQK, from the coding sequence GTGTGGTGTGTCAGCACTACGCAGGCATTTTTATTTCCTGGTAAACTGAGTGTATCACGGAGTTTATATATTTTGGCGATATACACCGAAATGGAAATACTGTCAAGTTCACACGCTAAACATTGTCTGGGATACCACATTATCTTTTGTCCCCAATACCATCATCAAATCCTTGAAGGTGCAGTAGAAGTGGAGTTAAAACGTATCATCGGGGAAACCTGTAAAACCTACGGATGGATACTTCACGCATTGGAAATAATGCCTGATTACGTTCATGTATTCGTACAGGCAGATCACACAACTGCACCAATAGAAATTGCTAAAACTATGAAATCAATTTCTGCTGTGCATATATTTAATACATTTAAAGAATTTAAAAAACGTCGCTTTTGGGGTTCAGGGATGTGGAGTAATAGCACATTTTACTCATCTGTTGGTGGAGTCTCGGAAGAAGCAGTGAAGCAGTACATCGAGACTCAGAAATAG
- a CDS encoding lipopolysaccharide N-acetylglucosaminyltransferase gives MIITIVTGPWFPLPAIQGGAHHRLWQGLAEEFAAAGHDVTILCRSYPGQPLTETINGVQYIRRGGFPQSTNIWLDLLKDLVYALLTFPTLPKSNILVINDFWLPVFAPLRFGVGKIVISVGRFPKGQYRLYAYAHRFIVLSKALYEGIAKQYPDAIPRIKIIPNPVDTQIFSPPTLPRQDRGEKVILYVGRIHPEKGIHLLLEAFSILSKQISQVRLRIIGPIKSSQGGGGEKYFDQLQLQSESLNVEFLNPIFDTKKLADIYRDADLFCYPSLAEKGEAFPIAPLEAMATGLVPIVSNLSCFQDYIQDGETGYFFNHRGNDAAQNLAAVFTHVIQNPEKISYMSMKAIQKAWEYRYEKVADLYLADFKLLLEK, from the coding sequence ATGATTATTACTATTGTTACAGGGCCTTGGTTTCCCCTTCCTGCCATACAAGGAGGAGCGCATCATCGTCTCTGGCAAGGTTTAGCAGAAGAATTTGCTGCCGCAGGCCATGATGTCACTATCTTGTGTCGTTCCTATCCAGGGCAACCTCTAACAGAAACAATCAATGGTGTGCAATACATACGTCGGGGTGGATTTCCCCAAAGTACAAATATCTGGCTTGACCTGTTGAAAGATTTAGTTTATGCTCTTTTGACTTTTCCCACATTACCAAAATCAAACATATTGGTCATCAACGATTTTTGGTTGCCTGTATTTGCTCCTCTACGGTTTGGTGTTGGCAAAATTGTTATTAGTGTTGGACGATTTCCTAAAGGACAATACCGTTTATATGCTTATGCACATCGCTTTATCGTACTATCAAAAGCACTTTATGAAGGTATTGCCAAACAATATCCTGATGCTATTCCTCGCATAAAAATTATTCCTAATCCTGTTGACACACAAATATTTTCTCCACCTACTCTACCAAGACAAGACAGAGGAGAGAAAGTAATATTATATGTGGGTAGAATTCATCCCGAAAAAGGAATTCATTTATTATTAGAGGCGTTTTCAATCTTATCAAAGCAAATATCTCAAGTCAGACTCAGGATTATTGGCCCTATAAAAAGTAGTCAAGGTGGTGGTGGTGAAAAATATTTTGATCAATTGCAACTACAATCAGAATCTCTTAACGTTGAATTTTTAAACCCAATTTTTGATACCAAAAAATTGGCGGATATATATAGAGATGCAGATTTGTTTTGCTATCCTTCATTAGCAGAAAAAGGAGAAGCCTTTCCAATCGCACCTCTTGAAGCAATGGCAACTGGTCTAGTTCCAATAGTATCTAATTTATCTTGTTTTCAAGATTATATTCAGGATGGAGAAACAGGGTATTTCTTTAATCATCGTGGTAACGATGCAGCACAAAATTTAGCAGCAGTGTTTACCCATGTCATTCAAAACCCAGAAAAAATATCTTATATGAGTATGAAAGCTATTCAAAAAGCATGGGAATATAGATATGAGAAAGTAGCTGATTTATATCTTGCTGATTTTAAGCTTTTATTAGAAAAATAA
- a CDS encoding transposase, translated as MVEPRPPKETVKFVDEYCLWYKKLFSDVRNFEAFKYLHIGCISEVKRKSLPEIAKIVGLDNYQGLHHFLTTPSWEVEQLRALRLSLILEVLKGRPIILIIDETGDKKKGNKTDYVKRQYIGNLGKVENGVVAVTAYGVFCGMTFPLLFEVYKLREKLKPGDKYLTKPQIGAMLIRKLQSMGFKFNLVLVDSLYGEQRVGRLCRLEATANPKGESGTNFISVLDELDLNYLVAIRSNHSVDLLKGQYTQYLKWQKFKRVFSDLSSENRFTREIIHGKRGEHRYWQITTDTLNLPGNSTWYVMSKYPDITSREVGNFYGLRTWVEYGLKQSKNELGWADYRFTRYEDIERWWEIVCSAYLMVSLHSESLRPSPGDSQSTFASHPWWDNGKGWKNILNNLRLIVQPFILFNLIYPWLTVFPIPQLYSGFSKLQAIVYRLTSPIFIFLTHPEFYFSSA; from the coding sequence ATGGTAGAGCCTCGTCCACCCAAAGAAACCGTTAAATTTGTGGATGAATATTGTCTTTGGTATAAAAAGCTGTTTTCAGATGTGAGAAATTTTGAAGCATTTAAGTATCTGCATATAGGATGTATTTCTGAAGTAAAACGTAAAAGCTTGCCAGAAATAGCAAAAATTGTCGGGCTAGATAACTATCAAGGGCTACACCATTTCTTAACTACACCATCTTGGGAAGTAGAACAGTTGAGAGCTTTGCGCTTGTCACTAATTTTAGAAGTATTAAAAGGTAGACCAATCATTTTAATTATTGATGAAACCGGAGATAAAAAGAAAGGTAATAAAACAGATTATGTGAAACGGCAGTATATAGGCAATCTAGGAAAAGTAGAGAATGGAGTTGTGGCAGTCACAGCATACGGGGTCTTCTGCGGAATGACATTCCCATTACTCTTTGAAGTATACAAGCTGCGGGAGAAATTAAAGCCAGGAGATAAATATCTTACCAAGCCTCAAATTGGGGCAATGCTAATCCGAAAGTTACAGTCGATGGGTTTTAAATTCAACTTGGTACTGGTAGATAGTTTATATGGTGAGCAGCGCGTTGGGCGGCTTTGCCGACTTGAAGCGACTGCGAACCCGAAGGGAGAGAGTGGAACGAATTTCATATCAGTGTTAGATGAACTAGACTTAAACTATTTAGTAGCAATTCGCTCAAACCATTCTGTAGACTTGCTTAAGGGTCAGTATACTCAATACTTAAAGTGGCAGAAGTTTAAAAGAGTATTCTCTGATTTAAGCAGTGAGAATCGGTTTACTCGTGAAATAATTCATGGAAAACGTGGAGAGCATAGATATTGGCAAATTACCACAGACACTCTTAACTTACCAGGAAATTCTACCTGGTATGTCATGAGTAAATACCCAGACATTACATCAAGAGAAGTTGGGAATTTCTATGGCTTAAGAACCTGGGTTGAATATGGCTTAAAACAAAGTAAGAATGAGTTAGGTTGGGCAGATTATCGTTTTACTCGCTATGAAGATATTGAACGTTGGTGGGAAATTGTATGTAGTGCCTACCTCATGGTTAGTCTTCATTCAGAATCTCTGCGTCCTTCTCCAGGTGATTCTCAATCAACATTTGCTTCTCACCCTTGGTGGGATAATGGTAAAGGTTGGAAGAATATTTTGAATAATCTCCGTTTAATTGTTCAACCTTTTATTTTATTTAACCTCATATATCCCTGGTTAACAGTTTTTCCTATTCCTCAACTCTATAGTGGTTTTTCTAAACTTCAAGCCATCGTTTATCGGCTCACTTCTCCAATTTTTATCTTCCTAACTCACCCTGAATTCTATTTTTCCTCTGCCTAA
- a CDS encoding ISSoc1, transposase yields the protein MKRTVSIPVDLPSDRFLPLMNQCAEIFNAHVDWAIANSSYNKNKAHKELYHLLRVQHPSVPSALLQTVRDNALEAIKATKFKSIPKKKPTSGLRYDKRTMTLRGKQLTLSCIGKRVNLILDIPDYFQEIFETWDFCGATVTYTKNTKQFWVRLVFETEDPQQIEGQIQGIDRGLYHQAVTSDGQFFSSSKIRKVQRRYLYNRRQLQQKGTRSTKRCLKAMSGREKRFMRDTNHCVSKKLANQPGIAVFVLEDLSSIRTQRRGKKMNKWLGSWAFYQQEQFLTYKAEALGKRVVHQDPRYTSQKCNICKHIRRTNRHKSRFHCKNCGHRTHADLNAAKNVRDDYILSSTKGTEEQGSGDTPNATVKPVAS from the coding sequence ATGAAACGTACTGTTAGCATCCCAGTTGATTTACCATCGGATAGGTTTTTACCTTTAATGAACCAGTGTGCAGAAATATTTAATGCACACGTTGACTGGGCTATTGCTAACAGTAGCTATAACAAAAACAAGGCACATAAGGAACTGTATCACCTGTTAAGGGTTCAGCATCCAAGTGTGCCTTCTGCGTTGTTGCAAACAGTTCGAGATAACGCACTTGAGGCAATTAAAGCTACAAAGTTTAAAAGCATTCCCAAGAAAAAACCAACATCAGGATTAAGGTACGATAAGCGCACGATGACACTAAGAGGGAAACAATTAACTCTTAGCTGTATTGGTAAGCGAGTTAATTTAATTCTTGATATTCCTGATTATTTCCAAGAGATTTTTGAAACTTGGGATTTTTGTGGGGCAACTGTAACTTATACCAAAAACACCAAGCAATTCTGGGTGAGATTGGTTTTTGAGACAGAAGATCCGCAACAAATAGAAGGACAAATTCAAGGAATTGACAGAGGCTTATATCACCAAGCTGTTACCAGTGATGGTCAATTCTTCAGTTCTTCTAAGATTAGAAAAGTACAAAGACGTTACTTATACAATCGTCGTCAACTCCAGCAAAAAGGCACTCGTAGTACCAAACGTTGTTTAAAAGCGATGTCTGGACGTGAGAAGCGGTTCATGCGGGATACGAATCATTGTGTCAGTAAAAAGTTAGCCAACCAACCAGGAATAGCGGTTTTTGTACTAGAGGATTTGTCCAGTATTCGCACACAGCGACGGGGCAAGAAAATGAATAAATGGTTGGGTAGTTGGGCTTTTTACCAACAAGAGCAATTTCTGACTTACAAAGCAGAAGCATTGGGTAAACGAGTAGTTCACCAAGATCCTCGTTACACGTCTCAGAAGTGCAACATCTGTAAGCACATTCGACGAACAAATCGCCACAAGTCCAGATTCCATTGCAAAAACTGTGGACATCGAACACACGCGGATCTCAATGCTGCTAAGAATGTCAGGGATGACTATATTCTCTCCTCTACCAAAGGGACAGAGGAGCAGGGGTCAGGCGATACTCCAAATGCGACGGTAAAACCAGTTGCAAGCTAA
- a CDS encoding glycosyltransferase: MLTKITPLILTYNEAANIDRTLQHLDWAKTIIVIDSYSTDETLEILSCYPQVKVFQRKFDTHTQQWNFGLEQVASQWVLSLDADYIVTDELITEIASLPTNGLVNGYAAKFKYCILGKPLRGTILPPRQVLFRQDKAIYIDDGHTQLLQLTGQCAMLSNYIHHDDRKSLTRWLWAQDRYMVIESKKLLETPASELSLGDRIRKQKVLAPFIILLYCLILKGGIWDGWPGWYYAFQRMLAEILLSIRLIELEKLHNKSTGID, encoded by the coding sequence ATGCTGACAAAAATTACTCCCCTAATACTTACCTATAATGAAGCTGCCAATATTGATCGCACACTGCAACATCTTGACTGGGCTAAAACAATTATAGTTATTGACAGCTACAGCACAGACGAAACCTTAGAAATATTATCTTGCTATCCACAAGTTAAAGTTTTTCAACGTAAATTTGATACTCATACTCAACAGTGGAACTTTGGATTAGAGCAAGTTGCATCTCAATGGGTGCTTTCTTTAGATGCAGACTACATCGTTACAGATGAACTAATTACTGAAATTGCATCTTTGCCAACAAATGGATTAGTAAATGGCTATGCTGCCAAATTCAAATATTGTATTCTTGGTAAACCCTTAAGAGGTACTATACTTCCTCCGCGCCAAGTTTTATTTCGCCAAGATAAAGCAATTTATATAGATGATGGACACACTCAACTTTTGCAACTAACGGGCCAGTGTGCAATGCTTTCTAACTACATTCACCATGACGATCGCAAATCCTTGACGCGTTGGCTATGGGCGCAGGATCGTTATATGGTGATTGAGAGCAAAAAGCTACTGGAAACGCCTGCTAGTGAACTGAGTTTAGGCGATCGCATCCGCAAACAAAAAGTTCTAGCTCCCTTCATCATCCTCTTGTATTGCCTAATTCTCAAAGGCGGAATCTGGGATGGCTGGCCTGGTTGGTATTATGCTTTTCAACGAATGTTAGCTGAAATATTGTTATCTATTCGTTTAATTGAGTTAGAAAAGTTACACAATAAATCAACTGGAATAGACTAA